The following proteins are encoded in a genomic region of Sorangiineae bacterium MSr12523:
- a CDS encoding PilZ domain-containing protein has product MDGLLVPVRERKTPRHAVRLECQVVRERDFKLLSEQAVDLSAEGMLVLTDETVLTGEEVLVSFRVPTLRAWFDAEATVARVVHGRRPSDRGRGLGLQFSRLGRVSASYVKAGLYRYPPTLPGREPRIDYAESVARIMMGTA; this is encoded by the coding sequence ATGGACGGTCTCTTGGTGCCGGTGCGTGAGCGGAAGACTCCGAGGCATGCAGTGCGGCTCGAGTGCCAGGTGGTGCGTGAGCGCGATTTCAAGCTGCTGAGCGAGCAGGCGGTGGACCTGTCCGCCGAGGGCATGCTGGTGCTGACCGATGAAACCGTGCTGACGGGCGAAGAGGTGCTCGTCAGCTTCCGCGTGCCGACGTTGCGCGCGTGGTTCGATGCCGAGGCTACCGTGGCGCGCGTGGTTCATGGCCGCAGGCCGAGCGATCGCGGACGCGGTTTGGGGCTCCAGTTCTCGCGCTTGGGACGCGTCAGCGCGAGCTACGTCAAGGCTGGGTTGTACCGCTATCCACCGACCTTGCCGGGTCGCGAGCCGCGCATCGATTATGCGGAATCGGTCGCGCGCATCATGATGGGGACGGCCTAA